Genomic DNA from Mycobacterium stomatepiae:
GCGGGCAATCTGGGCTTGCTGACCGAGCCTCAGGTGATCGGTACCCAGCGCGAGCGGCTGGGCAATGCCATCTACGGCCAGTACGGCCAGGACTTCACCAGTTCCGACGGGGTGAGGTTCATGGTTGTTCTCTTGACTCCCAGGCATTTTCGCGACATGGTCGAGGTGACCGGAACCGGGTCCGCGCTGGCCGCGCTGGCCGAGGCGCTGGGTGCGGACTTCAACACCGAAGGCGACCGGTACCGATACCGCGACGTGCTGTCCGGGTTGTTCGCCACGTGGTTCGCCGATCATCCTGCCGAACAGGTCACCGCGGCGCTGTCGAAGACCACCGTGCTGTTCGAGCGCTACCGTACCTTCGCGCAGGTGGTCGAAGACCCGAAAGTGACTGACAATCCCCTGTTTTCCCGGCTGGACCAACCGGGCGTCGGCGAATATCTGGCCACCGGGCTGCCGGCCGCGTTCGACGGGGCTCATGCCTACAGCCAGCCCGCGCCCACGCTGGGCCAGGACACCGCCGATGTCCTCGGCCAGCGCCTGGGATTGACGCCCGCCGACATAGAGCGGCTCGCCAGCGCCAAGACGATCGGCTGAAGGGACCGCGCATGACCAGGCTCGCCCAAACCCTCGGGCTGACCGAGATTCAAACCGAAATCGTGACCACGGTACGGCAATTCGTGGAGAAGGAAGTCATCCCGCACGCGGCCGAACTCGAACGTGCCGATACCTACCCGCAGGACATCGTCGATCAGATGCGCGACATGGGCCTGTTCGGCCTGATGATCCCCGAAGAGTACGGCGGGCTGGGGGAGTCGCTGCTGACCTATGCGCTGTGCGTCGAGGAGCTGGCGCGCGGCTGGATGAGCGTGTCCGGTGTGCTCAACACCCACTTCATCGTCGCGTACATGCTGCGCCAGCACGGCACCGACGAGCAACGGCAGCGCTTCCTGCCCCGGATGGCGACCGGCGAAACCCGCGGCGCCTTTTCGATGTCGGAGCCGGAGCTGGGTTCTGATGTGGCCGCGATCCGTACCCGGGCCCGGCGCAATTCCGACGGCACCTACACGATCAACGGCCAGAAGATGTGGCTCACCAACGGTGGCAGTTCCACCCTGGTGGCAGCGCTGGTACGCACCGACGAGGGCGCCGACAAGCCGCACCGGAACTTGACCGCCTTTCTCGTCGAAAAGCCAACGGGCTTCGGCGAAGTCATTTCCGGCCTGCGAATTCCCGGCAAGATCGACAAGCTGGGCTACAAGGGCATCGACACGACCGAGATGATTTTCGACGGGTATGTGGCCAGCGCCGACGATGTGCTCGGCGGTGTCACCGGGCAGGGCTTCTTCCAGATGATGGACGGCATCGAGGTCGGTCGGGTCAACGTGTCGGCGCGCGCGTGTGGAGTCGGGATACGTGCGTTCGAGCTCGCGGTGCGCTACGCGCAACAACGTGAGACGTTCGGCAAGCCGATCGCCGAACACCAGGCCATCGCCTTCCAGTTGGCCGAGATGGCGACCAAAGTCGAAGCCGCGCACCTGATGATGGTCAACGCGGCACGGCTGAAGGATTCGGGCGAGCGCAACGACGTCGCCGCCGGCATGGCGAAATACCTGTGCAGCGAGTACTGCACCGAGGTCACCCAACAAAGCTTCCGGATCCATGGTGGCTACGGCTACTCCAAGGAATACGAGATCGAGCGGCTGATGCGCGACGCGCCGTTCCTGCTGATCGGTGAGGGAACCAGCGAAATTCAGAAGAGCATCATCAGCAAGCGACTACTCGCCGAATACCAGGTGTGAAGCGATGAGAGTTCCGGATTTCGCTGCGCGGCCTCAACTTTCCGAGGACGTCGCGCGGATTATCCGCGGGCGGATATTCGATGGCGCCTACGCCGCGGGGTCTTACGTTCGCCTGGATCAGCTGGCGGCCGAGTTGGGGATCAGTGTGACTCCGGTCCGCGAGGCGCTGTTCGCGTTGCGAGCGGAAGGGCTGATCGCCCAGCAGCCTCGCCGCGGCTTCGTGGTGTTGCCGGTCACCAGTCGAGACGTCACCGACGTCGCAAGCGTGCAGGCGCACGTCGGTGGGGAGCTGGCCGCGCGGGCCGCGGTCAACATCAGTCCCGAGCAGCTGCGTGAGCTCAAGGACCTCCAGGCTCAGCTGGAACGGGCCTATTCCGGCGACGACCACGAGCGGATTGTGCGGCTGAACCATGAGTTTCACCGGGCCATCAACGTGGCGGCGGACTCACCCAAGCTCGCACAGCTGATGTTGCAGATCACCCGCTACGCTCCCGAATCGGTCTTTCCCTCGATCGAGGGCTGGCCGAGCCAGTCGATCAAGGACCATCGGGACATCCTGGCCGCGCTCGAGATTCATGACGACAAACTGGCGCGCGCCGCGATGTCCGAACATCTTGCTGCCGGTGCGGTTCCGTTGATCGATCACCTCGTGTCCCGTGGTGTGGTGTCGGACGAGGGCCGCGCGACCCGTTGACCCGCTTAAGCGGAGCGTGTGCATCTGCTTTGGGAGGTTGTTGCGCAGACCGTCAAGGAATAGGCTGCGGATATGCCCCTCAGGTTCGCTCTGCGCGTGACGGCCGCGTTCGTGACCTGTGCCGTCGTGGTCTCGTTGGCGCCGCCGGCCTTTGCTGACCCGCTCGACCCGATCCCCGGCAACGGCGTCTTCGTCGTCGGTCCCGACATCGCACCGGGCCTGTACCGGACGGCCGGTTCGGCGTCGGTGTTCGGGGTTTGGATCAACAATGTGCCGACCCAGGACTCGATGTGTGCGTGGTTCACCTACAGCACGCCCGACGCGAACAAGGAGCATGTGCTCCAGACGAACATCTCTGTCGGCCCGATGTTCGCGAACATCAACACGTCGGTGAAGGCATTCGAGTCGCAGAACTGCCAACCCTGGACGCGGGTCCCCTAAGGACGGTTCGCTTCGGCCAGCATCTCGCGCAGCCGACGGATGTCGACCTTGCCGGTACCGCCGCGCGGCACGGCGTCCTCGGAGTCCAGCAGTAGCCACACCGTCGGCACCTTGAAGGCGCTCAGCACGGCCCGCGCGGAGTCGCGCACCTGCTCGGCGCTCAGCGCGTGCTGACGGCACACCACCGCCGCGCCCACCCGGTCACCCGCGGCGCCCGGCACATTGGTGACGAAGACGTTGTCGATGCCGTCGACCGTGCGCAGCGCGCGCTCGACCTCGCTCGGGTAGACGGTCGCGCCGCTGACCTTGAACATGTCGTCGGATCGCCCGTGATAGAACAGGAATCCATCCTCGTCGAGATGGCCGAGGTCGCCGGTCGGATAAAAGCCATCGACGGTAAACAGCTCTTCGCGGCTGCGGCCGCATATGCCGCGCAGCGTGTGCGGTCCGCGGAGCTGGATCATGCCGGCTGTTCCGGCGTTCACAGGCTCGCCGCTGTCGGTGTCGACAATGCGAACTTCCATGCCCGCGAACGGCTTTCCGCAGCTACCCCATGCCGACGCGGGCATATCCGTGTCCGCGGGATAGCCGCAGTACGGCCCGAATGTCTCCGTCATGCCGAATAGCGTCGCCCGCGCCCCGGGTTGGGCGCGCTGCTCCGGCGGCAGCAGGGCTTCCAGGCTGCCCGGCCGCAGTGCCGAGAGGTCGACGCCGGCCGAGCTCGCGTGCCGAGCCAGCGCCTCGGCCTGATCGGGCCAGCCGCGAAACAGGTTGACCCGCTCGCCCTCCGGTAGTCGCAGCGTGGTTTCGGGCCGGGGGATCTCTTCGGTGACCAGGGTTGCCCCGGCCAGCAGGGCGGACAGGATTCCGCTGCCGAATCCGCCCACCCAGAAGAACGGCATCGGCAGATACAGGCGGGTATCGGAGCTGATGCACCGTGCCGCGAGACCCGACTGCACGGCACCCAGCGCACTGCCGTGGGAGTGCACGACTCCCTTGGGTGTTCCGCTGCTGCCGGAGGTGAACATGATGACCAGCGGATCGGCGCGGGTGACGGTCGCGGTCATGGCGTCGATGATCTCGCGCGCGCGATCACTCGCCATGGCCTCGTCGAGCTGTCCTGTCGACCAAACCTGGCGCAGCGCGGGCAATTCGGATCGCCGTGGTGCCACTTCGTCCAGATAGCGGTGGTCGCGGAATTCGTCGGCACTCACTAGGAATTGCACGGCCGCGACGCGCAGCTGTGCGACGAGTTCGCCGGCCTGCAACAACGTGCTCAACGGAACCAATACCGCGCCAATGCGGGTCAGTGCCACGGCGACCTGTACCCAGCGGGAGCTATTGGGCATGACCAATCCCACTCGGGTGCCTTTGCCCACGCCGGCCTCGACGAAGGCGGCAGCCAAATCTCGCGTGGTCGAATCGAGTTCGCGGTAGCTGATCCGAGCCGTGGGGTCGATCACCATCGGTTTATCCCCGTCGTGGGCGGCTCGACGCCGCACCAACTGGTCGATGGTGCTAGGCATCGAAGAGCTTCCGCAGTCGCCTCATGTCGACCTTGCCGCTGGACATCAGCGGCACGTCGGCGCGGGCCACGGTGACGAACCGCCTGGGGATCTTGTACACGGACAGTTCGGATTTGAGTCGCTCGCGCAACGCCGCGTCGTCGTACGCCGCGGCACCGTCCGGGCAGACCAATACCGCGGCGACGAGGTGTCCGCGTCGCGCGTCGGGCAGACCGACGACGTAGGCCGGTACCCCGCCGGTGACCTTGGTGATGGCCCTCTCCACCTCGGCGGGCGAGACATTGGCGCCGGCCGTTTTGATCATCGCGTGCAGTCGGCCGACGAAATAGACGAATCCGTCGGCGTCCGTTCGCACCAAATCGCCCGTGTGCAACCAGCCGTCGGCGTCGAAGCACTCTTCCCGCGCACGCTTGTGGTAGCCCTGCATCACATACGGTCCGCGGATGCAGAGTTCGCCGACCTCGCCGATGGCGACTCGTCGACCCGTGTCGGTATCGACCACCATCGTGTCGAATCCGGGTGCGGGCTCGCCGAACGACCCACGTCGCACCTCGGGCTGGTCGGATTCATCGTCGCCAATCAGTACGACGCTGCCGGCCTCGGTCATGCCGAGCATGTTGTGCCGCAGTTCCGGGTCGGCCGGCCTGGTGTCGGGCGCCATGATCGGGTAGAGATTGCCGCGCCGCGTCGACGAGAGATCACGCTCGGCGTAGCTCAGGTGGTCGGCGAGGTGCGCGATGCCGGCCACGAATCCGTTGGTCATGGTTGGCTTTTCGGCTTCCAGCAGGTCGAGTATGGCGCCCGCGTCGGAGGCGTTGGAGCACACCAGTGTCGATCCCGCCACCACGGTGGCGAGCACCCCGAACGCGAACCCGCCGATCCAGAAGAACGGCGAATTGCAGAACAGTTTGTCCGCCGCGGTCAAACCGCGAATCATGTTGAGGTTGCGCTGATGTCCGAGCAGCGCGGTATGTGTGTGCACGACACCCTTGGGGGTGCTGGTGGATCCCGACGTGTAGACGATCGCGAGCGGATCGCAGCCGCAGACGTCGGACTCCATCGCATCCAGGAGTGCGGGATCGACGCTTCCGCCGCGCTCGTATACCGGCCCGTGGGAGATCGCGACGTGGCGCAGTTGCGGGGCGGCGGGGGAAAACACCCGGGACTCGAGATCCGCGTCCGAAAGAATCTCGGCCAGTCGCTGCGCATAGTCGTGGGAGCGAAACGACCTCGCGGCCAACAGGATTTCGGCATCGCTGTCGACCAGCTGCTCGCGCATCTCACGAGCGGTGACGAACGTCGAGAACGGGACCACCACGGCGCCGATTCGCGCGGCGCCCAGCATCGCGATGACGAAGTCGGGGCCGTTGGGATAGAGCACCCCGACATGGGTCCCCTTGCCCGCGCCCAGGGCGACCAGGCCGCGGGCCAGCTCCGCGGACCGGGCATCGGCGTCGGCGTAGCTGATCCGCTCGGCATCGCAGACGAGCAGGGGGTGGCTGCCGCGCGAGCGGGCTTGACGTCGCAGGACTTCGGCGACGGTGAAATCACCGGGCATGGTCGCGCCGTGCCGCTGACTCTTCGAAGAAGCGCCGGATCTCGCCCAGGTCGGCCTTGCCCGACGGGGTGCGCGGGATTGAGCCGACGATCGCGATCTCGGTGGGAATCTCGTAGCGGGCCAGCCGCGTTCGCAGATACCGCACCAACGCGTCGGTATCGGTGACCTCGCGCAGTTCGACCATCGCGACCGGCGTCTCACCCAGCCGGGCGTCGGGCCGCCCGATCACGGCCGCGCCCGCCACCGCGGGGCGGCCCTCCAGCGTGACACGGACGTCGTCGGGCATCACCTTGAACCCGCCCCGGATGATCGCCTGATCAGCCCGCCCGACAATCCAGAGGAAGCCGTCGGCGTCGATGCGCGCCAAATCCGTGGTCCGCATCCACTGCATCGATCGCCCCAGCTGTCCCGGCTTGACCTCCAGCAGCCCGACCCGGTCCGCCTCGAGTGGCGTGCCCGCGTCGTCGACCACTCGCAGCCGCGCGCCGGGGTTGGCCCGCCCGACGCTGCCGCGTTTGGAGGGCCAATACTTCCGGTAGTCGGCCAGGGTCCAGCCCGCCACACCGCCACCGAATTCCGTAGCGGCATAGGAGCTCAAGACGGGAATGCCGTATTTCTCGGTGAACGCGTCGGCGTCGTCGGCCGACAGCGGGGCGGTGCCGCAGGTGACCGCGCGGATGCCCTCCAGGTCGGCCCGCGACAGCTCGGAATGCAACACCGTCCGCAACGCGGCCGGCACCAGCGATACCGCCCGGGCCCGCGCGTTGAGCTCGAAGCGTTCCAGTAACACGAAGGATCTCGCCTCGGTGACACACTGCAGCACTCGGAAGACACCGCCGATGTGCACCAGCGGCGAGTTCATGATCGCAACACCGCGGCGCAGCTCCCGAGGGGGCGGTGCGTGATCGGGCTCCGGACCCAGCACGCTGCGCGCCAGCATGTCGTAGCTCAGGTCGATTCGCTTGGGCGGACCCGTCGTTCCGCTGGTCAGCATTCGCACCGCGACTTCCGTTGCGGCAGTTTGTCCGTCGTAATCGGTCAACGACTGGGCGTGGAGGCTCTCGGAAATCGGTAGGGTCTGCGTGCCGGGGCCGACCAGCGTGGCCAGGTCGTCGGGCTCGCCGACCACCAGGGGCAGTCGCAGCGCGGCGATATCGTCGCGGGTGCGCTCGTCGCCCCGCGCCGGGTTGATGGTGACCACGGTTCCGCCGGCCAGCAGCACGCCGAGGAACGCCGCCACCTGGCCCGGCCGGTTGCGCAGCAGCATCCCGATCGCGGTGTGGTCGCCGTGTTGGGCCGTCTCCGACGCCAGCGCCGGGCCGCATCGCCGATCTGCCCCCACGACAGCCAGCGACCTTCGTACTCGATCGCCGGTGCCCCCGGCTGCAGATCCAGCACCTGCCCGATGCGTCGACTCAGCGGATGACGGCCCATCAGCGGATCTTTGGTTCGGCGCCCTTGCCGTCGGCGGCCCGCTGCGCCGCCAGTTCGGCGGTGCCCAGCGGATTGCCCAGCCGGGTGTAAATCAGCCCCTGCTCGAGCGCGGCGCGGTAGGGCCTGTCCAGCGATTCCCAGATCGCCTTGACGGTGCCCTGGGTCGCCGACGGCGGCTTGGCCGCGATCGCTGCGGCGATCTCATGGGCGCGGCCCCACAACTGACCGGTCGCGACCACCTCGGACACCAAGCCGATCCGCAACGCGGTGTCGGCGCTGACCCGTTCGTCGTTGCCCATCAATGCAATGCGCAACGTCTCGCCCAGGCCGATGCGGCGCATCAGCCCGATCGGCTCCAGCGCGCACACCAGACCGGCCGAGACGTGTGAGTCGAAAAACGTTGCGTCCGCCGAGCAGATGACCACGTCGGATTCGTTGATGAAGTAGAACGCCCCCGCGGTGCACATGCCCTGAACCGCGCACACCACCGGCTTCCACAGCTTCTGCCACTTGGGGCTGAGCAATTCACCGGGATCCTAGTGATTCCACACGTTTTCGGGCTGCCCGTAGGGCGTCTTTATGTCCAGCCCGGCGCTGAAAGCCCGGTTGCCGGCGGCCCGCAGCACCACCGCATGCACCGACTGGTCGAGTTTGACGACGCGCCAGGCCTCGGTCATCTCCTCACACATGGTGCGGTTGAACGCATTGAGCTGATCGGGACGATTCAGCGTGATAGTGGCGACGTGGTCGCCCGCGTCGACGTCGAGGAGAATGGTTTCGAACGACGGGGTACTCAACGGCATTGCCAATTCGGTTGGCGCTTCTCAATGAAGGCCCTCGGCCCCTCGGCCGAGTCCTGGGTCCGTAGCACCCGCTCGCGAAACGTCTCGGCCATGATCTCGGCCTCGTGCAGCGGCACGTTCAGGCCCTTGATGATGGCCAGCCGTGTTCCCCGAACCGCCAGTGGCGCATTGGAGTTCACGATGTCAGCAATCTCGTGCGCCCGCTCCAGCAGGCGGTCGTGCTCGACGACCTCGCTGATCAACCCGAGTTCGTAGGCGCGCCCGGCGCTCATCCTTTCGTGCTTGCCCATCAACGCCATCCGCAGCGCGATCGAGCGGGGCAGCACCCGGGATACCCGCACCATTTCCCGTCCGGCCACCAGGCCGATGCTGACATGCGGATCGAAGAACTGTGCCTGCTCGGACGCGATGACGATGTCGGTGGTGGTGACCCAGTCCATGCCTGCGCCGCAGCACAATCCGTTGACCGCGGTCAGCACGGGCTTGGCCGCCGCGCGAAACGGGGGAGTGCCCTCCTGCGGTGCTTCCCATTGGTCGTAGGTCGACAGGTACGGCCGCTCGTAGATCACCTTGCCGTCCTCGGGGATGGCGCCCACGTCGGCTCCGGTACAGAAGGCGCGGCCGGTGCCGGTGACGATGGTCAGCCACACGTTGTCGTCGTTCTCGGCCTCGTCATAGGCCGACCGCAGTTCGGTGACCATGTGCGGGCTCAGCGCGTTGAGAGCCTGCGGCCGGTTCAGCGTGATCGTGGCGGTATGCCCGTGCACCTCGTAGGTGATCGTGTCGAAGGAGTCAGCAGGCATCCGTATTCCCTTCACACCGGTATGACCGAAAGCCTAGCCGGTCAACGTCCATCGAATTTCGGCGGGCGTCGTTGCCGAAATGCTTCCAAGCCGTCTTTGAAATCGTTTGTCCGACAAGATAATTCCAGGTTGAACAGCTCCTGCGTCATGGACTGGCTCAGCGACGCGTGCTGGCCGTACTGCAGGGCTTGCTTGGCCAGCCCGAGCGCGACGGTGGGACCTTCGGCGAGTCGCGCCAGCAGTCGCTCGACGGGATCGTCGAGTTCGGCCGGGCCGCGAGCCTGGTGAATCAATCCCCAGTCGGCAGCGTCGATCCCGCTCACCTTCTCGCCGAGCAACAGCATGCGCCGCGCGCGCCACCCCAGCCAGTCGGGGCAGCAGCCAGGTGGCACCCGAATCGGGGCTGAAACCCCGTTCGATGAACGGCTCCCAGAACACGGCATCGGTGGCGGCCACGGCGAAGTCGGCGACCAGCGCGAGACTGCAGCCCATCCCGACCGCCCAGCCCCGCACGGTGCACACCACCGGCAGTTGGATGGTTTGCACGAGCTCGATCAACCGGTGAGCGGCGTGTGGAATTCGGCGCACCAGATCACCGGTTCGCGGCCGCTGTCCGCTGCCGCCGTTGGTGGCGACCCAGTCGGCGCCCGCGCAGAAGTCGTCGCCCGCGCCGCGCAGGTGGATCGCGCGCAACGAGTCGTCGGCGGCGGCCTCGGTCAACGAACCGACCAGCGTATCGATCATCAAGTGGGTCAACGAATTACGCCGTCGCGGGCGATCGAGGGTGAGTTGCAGGATCGCGCCATCCCGGCGTGCGGTCACCGACCCCTCGGCGTCGGCCGCATCGGCGTCGTGACTCACCGTCGGATCCGGCCTTTCTCGGCGATACAGTTACCCATACAGTAGGCAATGCGATTGATACGCTGTATAAGTTATCAAGGAAACGCTGCCGACGGAACAACTCCGGTGATACCCGACGGAAGAGGGTCGCATGCCCGATCGCGCACCGGTACGCGCCGATGATGCGAAATTCGGCGAGCCGCCCCTTGCCCAGACGGTGGAGGCCGCCGGCGCGATGCGGCGGCTGAGCTCCCTGCTGCTCTCGCTGGAACATCCGCATCCGACGGTCGACGCGATGCTGGCGAAGTTCGGCGAATGGGAAGCCGAGCTGGCGTTGGTGGCCCCGCGAGACAACGCGCCCCGGATCGGCGACGTCGATGACGATCCGCGCCGGGTATACCTGAATCACGCGACCGATATCGGCGCCTATAACCCGTCCTTTCCCGAGTACTCCTTCGATTACCTCGACGCCGACAAGGCCGAGGGCGACGTGGTCTTCCCGCTCGTCTACGAGGGGCCGCCGGGCCTGGTGCACGGCGGCTTTCTGTGCGTCTTTTTCGACTGCGTGATCCAGCATCACAGTTGCGTGATGGGGCTGTCCGGCAAGACGCGATCGCTGCAGGTGACCTTCCGTCGGCCCACGCCGCTGCTGACCGAGCTGCGTTTCGACATCGCCCGATCGGAGGTCGAGCGCGGCATCGCCTCGACGGCGCGGCTGCGGCACGGCGACGACGTGCTGTGCATCGGCGAGGTCAACACCCTGGCCTCGCAGCCGGACAAGCTGACCGGATACAGATTCGGGAGCGGGCGAAAGGAATCGGCGACATGAGTGCCCCGCACGACGACCGGGTGCTTTTCGAAATCGATCCCGCGCATCGAATCGCGACGATCACGCTGAACAATCCCAAGCAGCGCAACTCCTATGACGCCGCCATGCGCGAGGCCGTCGGCCGCTGTCTGGATCAGGTGGCCGAAGACGACGATCTGACGGTGGTGCTGCTGCGCGGCGCCGAGGGAGTCTTTTCCACCGGGGCTGACATGAACAACGCATACGGCTGGTACGGCGAGAAGGCTCAGGCGCCCGAAGCGGCCAAGCGCCGGCCCAGTCAGCGCAGACGACTTACGGTGGACCGCAAGTCATTTAGCTTCTATCACAACTTCATGGGGTTTCCGAAGGTGACGGTGGGGGAGATCTCCGGCTATGCACTGGGCGGTGGATTCGAGATGGCCCTGATGACCGACATCTCGGTGATCGCCCGCGATACGAAGATCGGCATGCCGGCCACGCGCTTCCTGGGTCCGGCGTTGGGCAGCCTGCACATGTTCTTCCATCGGTTGGGGCCGGTACTGGCCCGCCGCCTGCTGCTGACCGGTGACGTCATCGAAGCGGGTGAGCTCGAGCATCTCGGAATCTTTACCGACACATGTGATTCCGGTGCCGTGACCGCGCGCGCCCGCTACTGGGCCGAGAAGGCGGCGAAGATGCCCGCCGACGGGGTTGTCATCGCCAAGGAGGCATTCCGCCTCGTCGAGCAGAGCCAGGCGTACAACGGTGAGGAAGTCGCGAGCTATCTCTTCCACGCCTACGGCACCAACTTGCAATTCGGGCCGGACG
This window encodes:
- a CDS encoding acyl-CoA dehydrogenase family protein produces the protein MTRLAQTLGLTEIQTEIVTTVRQFVEKEVIPHAAELERADTYPQDIVDQMRDMGLFGLMIPEEYGGLGESLLTYALCVEELARGWMSVSGVLNTHFIVAYMLRQHGTDEQRQRFLPRMATGETRGAFSMSEPELGSDVAAIRTRARRNSDGTYTINGQKMWLTNGGSSTLVAALVRTDEGADKPHRNLTAFLVEKPTGFGEVISGLRIPGKIDKLGYKGIDTTEMIFDGYVASADDVLGGVTGQGFFQMMDGIEVGRVNVSARACGVGIRAFELAVRYAQQRETFGKPIAEHQAIAFQLAEMATKVEAAHLMMVNAARLKDSGERNDVAAGMAKYLCSEYCTEVTQQSFRIHGGYGYSKEYEIERLMRDAPFLLIGEGTSEIQKSIISKRLLAEYQV
- a CDS encoding GntR family transcriptional regulator — protein: MRVPDFAARPQLSEDVARIIRGRIFDGAYAAGSYVRLDQLAAELGISVTPVREALFALRAEGLIAQQPRRGFVVLPVTSRDVTDVASVQAHVGGELAARAAVNISPEQLRELKDLQAQLERAYSGDDHERIVRLNHEFHRAINVAADSPKLAQLMLQITRYAPESVFPSIEGWPSQSIKDHRDILAALEIHDDKLARAAMSEHLAAGAVPLIDHLVSRGVVSDEGRATR
- a CDS encoding class I adenylate-forming enzyme family protein, with translation MPSTIDQLVRRRAAHDGDKPMVIDPTARISYRELDSTTRDLAAAFVEAGVGKGTRVGLVMPNSSRWVQVAVALTRIGAVLVPLSTLLQAGELVAQLRVAAVQFLVSADEFRDHRYLDEVAPRRSELPALRQVWSTGQLDEAMASDRAREIIDAMTATVTRADPLVIMFTSGSSGTPKGVVHSHGSALGAVQSGLAARCISSDTRLYLPMPFFWVGGFGSGILSALLAGATLVTEEIPRPETTLRLPEGERVNLFRGWPDQAEALARHASSAGVDLSALRPGSLEALLPPEQRAQPGARATLFGMTETFGPYCGYPADTDMPASAWGSCGKPFAGMEVRIVDTDSGEPVNAGTAGMIQLRGPHTLRGICGRSREELFTVDGFYPTGDLGHLDEDGFLFYHGRSDDMFKVSGATVYPSEVERALRTVDGIDNVFVTNVPGAAGDRVGAAVVCRQHALSAEQVRDSARAVLSAFKVPTVWLLLDSEDAVPRGGTGKVDIRRLREMLAEANRP
- a CDS encoding class I adenylate-forming enzyme family protein, translated to MPGDFTVAEVLRRQARSRGSHPLLVCDAERISYADADARSAELARGLVALGAGKGTHVGVLYPNGPDFVIAMLGAARIGAVVVPFSTFVTAREMREQLVDSDAEILLAARSFRSHDYAQRLAEILSDADLESRVFSPAAPQLRHVAISHGPVYERGGSVDPALLDAMESDVCGCDPLAIVYTSGSTSTPKGVVHTHTALLGHQRNLNMIRGLTAADKLFCNSPFFWIGGFAFGVLATVVAGSTLVCSNASDAGAILDLLEAEKPTMTNGFVAGIAHLADHLSYAERDLSSTRRGNLYPIMAPDTRPADPELRHNMLGMTEAGSVVLIGDDESDQPEVRRGSFGEPAPGFDTMVVDTDTGRRVAIGEVGELCIRGPYVMQGYHKRAREECFDADGWLHTGDLVRTDADGFVYFVGRLHAMIKTAGANVSPAEVERAITKVTGGVPAYVVGLPDARRGHLVAAVLVCPDGAAAYDDAALRERLKSELSVYKIPRRFVTVARADVPLMSSGKVDMRRLRKLFDA
- a CDS encoding enoyl-CoA hydratase/isomerase family protein, whose product is MPADSFDTITYEVHGHTATITLNRPQALNALSPHMVTELRSAYDEAENDDNVWLTIVTGTGRAFCTGADVGAIPEDGKVIYERPYLSTYDQWEAPQEGTPPFRAAAKPVLTAVNGLCCGAGMDWVTTTDIVIASEQAQFFDPHVSIGLVAGREMVRVSRVLPRSIALRMALMGKHERMSAGRAYELGLISEVVEHDRLLERAHEIADIVNSNAPLAVRGTRLAIIKGLNVPLHEAEIMAETFRERVLRTQDSAEGPRAFIEKRQPNWQCR
- a CDS encoding hotdog family protein produces the protein MPDRAPVRADDAKFGEPPLAQTVEAAGAMRRLSSLLLSLEHPHPTVDAMLAKFGEWEAELALVAPRDNAPRIGDVDDDPRRVYLNHATDIGAYNPSFPEYSFDYLDADKAEGDVVFPLVYEGPPGLVHGGFLCVFFDCVIQHHSCVMGLSGKTRSLQVTFRRPTPLLTELRFDIARSEVERGIASTARLRHGDDVLCIGEVNTLASQPDKLTGYRFGSGRKESAT
- a CDS encoding enoyl-CoA hydratase/isomerase family protein, whose translation is MSAPHDDRVLFEIDPAHRIATITLNNPKQRNSYDAAMREAVGRCLDQVAEDDDLTVVLLRGAEGVFSTGADMNNAYGWYGEKAQAPEAAKRRPSQRRRLTVDRKSFSFYHNFMGFPKVTVGEISGYALGGGFEMALMTDISVIARDTKIGMPATRFLGPALGSLHMFFHRLGPVLARRLLLTGDVIEAGELEHLGIFTDTCDSGAVTARARYWAEKAAKMPADGVVIAKEAFRLVEQSQAYNGEEVASYLFHAYGTNLQFGPDEFNFVKTRAQHGTKEAFRLRDEHFRVPKPET